The following coding sequences are from one Streptomyces sp. NBC_00536 window:
- a CDS encoding helix-turn-helix transcriptional regulator → MFTRLGLDAVTEAVYRGMLAHPHDGVAELAARLEMDARSMRDALARLSELALVRVSGDDPSQVRAVDPRLGMEILLARQQAELTAQQQRIETTRAAAAELIATYADTTAPNSQAGLRYLNGIDEIRDQIELLSGEVREEFLAFAPGGPQLPENMKASRPLNEALLGRGIKMRTIYLDSIRRDQPTVEHAEWLESLGAQVRTVPTLPNRVIVFDRRTALIAADTGNTGAGAALVTSPGMITLLCSLFEHVWRSAEPLGAAARSESGSLTKQQLAVLRMMAEGRTDEAIAHGLGVSSRTVRRTATGLLSELDARSRFQAGVRAVQLGHLPSTTD, encoded by the coding sequence ATGTTTACGAGACTGGGACTGGACGCGGTCACGGAGGCCGTGTACCGCGGCATGCTGGCCCATCCGCACGACGGTGTGGCCGAGCTCGCGGCACGTCTGGAGATGGACGCGCGGAGCATGCGCGACGCGCTGGCCCGGCTGAGTGAGCTGGCGCTCGTACGCGTCTCCGGCGACGATCCGTCCCAGGTCCGGGCGGTCGATCCCCGGCTGGGCATGGAGATTCTGCTCGCGCGCCAGCAAGCCGAGCTGACCGCGCAGCAGCAGCGGATAGAGACCACCCGTGCGGCCGCCGCCGAACTCATCGCGACGTACGCCGACACTACCGCCCCCAATTCCCAAGCGGGGCTGCGGTACCTGAACGGAATCGACGAGATCCGCGATCAGATCGAACTGCTCAGCGGCGAGGTCCGCGAGGAGTTCCTGGCCTTCGCCCCCGGCGGACCGCAGTTGCCGGAAAACATGAAGGCGTCGAGGCCGCTCAATGAGGCACTGCTGGGGCGCGGCATCAAGATGCGCACCATCTATCTGGACAGCATCCGCCGCGATCAGCCGACGGTCGAGCACGCCGAATGGCTGGAGAGCCTGGGCGCCCAGGTCCGGACCGTGCCCACGCTGCCCAACCGCGTCATCGTGTTCGACCGCCGGACCGCACTGATCGCCGCGGACACGGGCAACACGGGGGCGGGCGCCGCGCTCGTCACGAGCCCCGGCATGATCACGCTCCTGTGCTCGCTCTTCGAGCACGTCTGGCGCTCGGCCGAACCGCTGGGCGCCGCGGCGCGCTCCGAGTCGGGAAGCCTGACCAAGCAGCAGCTCGCGGTGCTGCGCATGATGGCCGAAGGCCGTACCGACGAGGCCATCGCCCACGGCCTGGGAGTCTCCTCCCGCACGGTCCGCCGGACGGCCACCGGTCTGCTCTCCGAGCTGGACGCGCGCAGCCGCTTCCAGGCCGGCGTCCGCGCCGTTCAGCTCGGCCACCTGCCCTCCACGACGGACTGA